A single region of the Pseudomonas mandelii genome encodes:
- a CDS encoding CBS domain-containing protein, translating into MKTVAQLLKLKDQKNQEVHQIKPDHMVLEALMKMAEKNVGALLVVENDEVLGIISERDYARKLVLHGRSSVGTPVRDIMVSPVITVDTHQTVDTCLGIMSDRRLRHLPVVENGKLIGLLSIGDLVKEAIAEQAELIRQLEQYIRGE; encoded by the coding sequence ATGAAAACCGTCGCCCAACTGCTCAAGTTGAAAGATCAGAAAAATCAGGAAGTGCACCAGATCAAACCCGATCACATGGTGCTCGAAGCCCTGATGAAGATGGCCGAAAAGAACGTCGGCGCCTTGTTGGTGGTGGAGAATGACGAAGTGCTGGGGATCATCAGCGAGCGGGACTATGCGCGCAAACTGGTGCTGCATGGCCGTTCTTCGGTGGGCACGCCGGTTCGCGACATCATGGTGTCGCCGGTGATCACAGTGGACACTCATCAAACCGTTGATACCTGCCTGGGCATCATGTCCGACAGACGCCTGCGCCACCTGCCTGTGGTGGAAAACGGCAAGTTGATCGGCTTGCTGTCGATCGGTGACCTGGTCAAGGAAGCCATCGCCGAACAGGCTGAATTGATTCGCCAGTTGGAGCAGTACATTCGCGGCGAGTGA
- a CDS encoding glutathione S-transferase gives MYQLYGHQNSGAAAIEAALELCEIPYRFIDVESSAEAAKALEKLNPLKQIPTLQLPDGSVLTESAAILIHLGLAFPESNLLSNTPAERDQAIRGLVYIVSNCYAAIGIIDYPERWLIEPNQSAMENLMAGARRRLHWSWEVFADQFSGELYLDDETPGALDVLAAVVTRWAGSREHLRNARPGFYAWLTRIDRHPTLAPVFARHWPT, from the coding sequence ATGTACCAGCTCTACGGACACCAGAATTCCGGCGCCGCCGCGATAGAGGCCGCCCTCGAACTCTGTGAAATCCCTTATCGTTTTATCGACGTCGAGTCGTCTGCGGAGGCTGCCAAAGCCCTGGAGAAACTCAACCCGCTCAAGCAGATTCCCACCTTGCAATTGCCCGACGGCAGCGTCCTCACCGAAAGCGCGGCGATCCTGATTCATCTGGGGCTCGCGTTTCCCGAGTCAAACCTGCTGTCGAACACGCCCGCCGAGCGTGATCAAGCGATCCGGGGCCTGGTGTACATCGTCAGCAATTGCTATGCGGCCATCGGCATCATCGATTATCCCGAGCGCTGGCTGATCGAGCCGAATCAATCGGCCATGGAAAACCTCATGGCTGGCGCCCGTCGACGGTTGCACTGGAGTTGGGAGGTGTTTGCCGATCAGTTCTCGGGCGAGTTGTACCTGGACGACGAGACGCCTGGGGCACTGGATGTGCTGGCGGCGGTGGTGACGCGATGGGCGGGCAGTCGTGAGCATCTGCGCAATGCCCGACCCGGTTTTTATGCGTGGCTGACGCGAATCGACCGCCACCCGACGCTGGCACCGGTTTTCGCCCGGCATTGGCCAACCTGA
- a CDS encoding DUF3455 domain-containing protein, giving the protein MNAKQLICLAGLFVAGPMAYAQSGLPDSIKVPDGHKVALETTGVGEITYECRDKVNAAGQTEWFFVGPKAVLNDRSGKQVGTYFGPPATWQAKDGSKVTGTQLAVAPSSPGNLPYQLVKANPAEGKGAMTGVSYIQRVALKGGVAPSAECSAANKGKQEIVKYQADYIFWAAN; this is encoded by the coding sequence ATGAATGCCAAACAGCTGATTTGCCTTGCCGGTTTGTTCGTCGCGGGCCCAATGGCCTACGCCCAGTCAGGTCTGCCCGACAGCATCAAGGTCCCGGACGGGCACAAGGTCGCCCTGGAAACCACCGGTGTCGGCGAGATCACTTACGAATGCCGTGACAAGGTCAATGCCGCCGGCCAGACCGAATGGTTCTTTGTCGGCCCCAAAGCGGTACTCAATGATCGCAGCGGCAAACAGGTCGGCACCTATTTCGGACCGCCCGCCACCTGGCAGGCGAAAGACGGTTCGAAAGTCACCGGCACTCAACTGGCTGTCGCGCCTTCGAGTCCGGGCAACCTGCCCTATCAATTGGTCAAGGCCAACCCGGCCGAAGGAAAAGGCGCAATGACCGGCGTCAGCTACATCCAGCGCGTCGCCCTCAAAGGTGGCGTGGCTCCGAGCGCTGAATGCTCGGCGGCCAACAAGGGCAAGCAAGAAATAGTGAAGTACCAGGCGGATTATATTTTCTGGGCGGCCAACTGA
- a CDS encoding sigma-70 family RNA polymerase sigma factor yields MSLPETLFDYEAHIAACARGERQALRDLYVQESPRLLGVAKRLVRDTALAEDIVHDAFIKIWNGAAQFDPARGSARGWIFSLTRHLALNFIRDNSREIQGDFDGVDDTATFDAQAHSGRIHQCLEQLEPARRACILHAYVDGYSHAEISHKLGTPLGTVKAWIKRSLTALRECMG; encoded by the coding sequence GTGTCCTTACCCGAAACTCTTTTCGATTACGAAGCCCATATCGCCGCCTGCGCTCGCGGTGAGCGTCAGGCCCTGCGTGATTTGTATGTGCAGGAGAGTCCGCGCCTGCTGGGCGTTGCCAAACGCCTGGTGCGTGACACTGCGCTGGCGGAAGACATCGTCCACGATGCCTTCATCAAGATATGGAATGGCGCCGCGCAGTTCGACCCGGCGCGAGGGTCGGCGCGGGGGTGGATATTCAGTTTGACGCGGCATCTGGCCCTGAATTTCATCCGTGACAACAGCCGCGAGATTCAAGGTGATTTCGATGGGGTGGACGACACGGCAACCTTCGATGCCCAGGCTCATTCCGGGCGCATTCATCAATGCCTGGAACAACTGGAGCCTGCAAGGCGCGCCTGTATCCTGCATGCCTACGTCGACGGATATTCTCATGCTGAAATCTCACACAAACTCGGCACCCCGCTGGGCACCGTCAAAGCCTGGATCAAGCGGAGCCTGACGGCACTGCGGGAGTGCATGGGATGA